GCCCTATGACGGATCTGACACCCATGCAGCCCCAGGAGGAAACGGGCCCCAGCCGTCGCCAGTTCCTCGGCACCGCCGTGGCTGCCATGGCCACGGCCCTGACGGGTTGCGGCAAGCTCAGCAAAGAGGAATTCCTCCAGCACAACTTCCGTGAGCTTTCCAAGGATGAAATCCAGACCATCATCGCGAGGCTCGAAAGCGAGTACATGGAGAAATTCAAGAAGGCGGTGAAGGTCACCAACGAACCCGCCCTGCCCGGCGTGATCTTCGGCTACGCGCTGGATCTCAGCCGCTGCGTGGGCTGCCGCCGCTGCGTGCATGCCTGCGTGAAGGAGAACAACCCGTCGCGGGATCCGGAAATCCAGTGGATCCGCGTGCTGGAAATGGACAAAGAGGAAGGCGTCAACCTTCAGCATGCCGAGCCGTATTACAACCCCGCCGAAGTGCCCCGTGAAAGCCACTTCTACATGCCCGTGCAGTGCCAGCAGTGCAAGAAGCCGCCCTGTGTGAAGGTATGCCCTGTCGGTGCCACCTGGAAGGAGAAGGACGGCATCGTGGTGGTGGACTACAACTGGTGCATCGGCTGCCGCTACTGCATGGCCGCCTGCCCCTACGGCGCTCGCCACTTCAACTGGGGCGAGCCGCACCTCGACAGCAGGGACGTGAACCCCGATACCCACTACCTGGGCAACCGGCCCCGCCCCAAGGGGGTGGTGGAGAAGTGCACCTTCTGCGTCCAGCGCACCCGCAAGGGCCTGTACCCCGCCTGCGTGGAGGTCTGCCCGAC
This sequence is a window from Geothrix sp. PMB-07. Protein-coding genes within it:
- a CDS encoding 4Fe-4S dicluster domain-containing protein is translated as MTDLTPMQPQEETGPSRRQFLGTAVAAMATALTGCGKLSKEEFLQHNFRELSKDEIQTIIARLESEYMEKFKKAVKVTNEPALPGVIFGYALDLSRCVGCRRCVHACVKENNPSRDPEIQWIRVLEMDKEEGVNLQHAEPYYNPAEVPRESHFYMPVQCQQCKKPPCVKVCPVGATWKEKDGIVVVDYNWCIGCRYCMAACPYGARHFNWGEPHLDSRDVNPDTHYLGNRPRPKGVVEKCTFCVQRTRKGLYPACVEVCPTGSRKFGNLLDPKSEIRQVLEHKRVFKFKEDLNTQPTFFYFYGV